The following is a genomic window from Parabacteroides johnsonii DSM 18315.
CGCTCATAACGCATGTCCGTGCCCACACTGCCGGGAAGGTCTTCCGTATCGGAAAGCACATGCAGGCAAAGACGTTTGTCACCGATGCGCATACGTTCCGGATCAAGGCAGATGTCCTGTAATACGGGGTGCGTGTCCTCCATACCGAGAGTCAGGTATCGTTCAATCAGCCCGGGACATTCTTCCGTTCCGACAACCTCTTCCGTTCTAAGACGCTTCATCCTGACATGCCCCGAATCGTTCATGATACGCTCGAACTGCTCCACCGCCTCCAGAAATTTCACGACCGAATCCCAGTCCGTGATTTCCTTGGAAAGGATATAGCCACGGCACAGGGTACTGAAATCACTGCGACGTCGGGCACGTTCGCGTGTGGTCTTTGTCAGATACAGGAAGCAGCGGTGCCTGAGATACGGGCGTTCGTTGAAATGACGCTCATAGCTGCGGGACAGGAAACTTTCCGTCCCGTCTCCTTCGCTCCGGTAGTTTTCCTTGACGAACCAGTCCTGCTTGTACACGACCGAATAATTGGGAAGCACCTTCATGGCCTTCACCCAGGTACCGTGAATGGCTTCGTATTCCGTCGCCGTCACCGTGTACAGTTCAGGCAGCTCGACCTCGAAGGCTACCGTAATGTCCGCATCCTTGCTTACGATGCAGTTGTTTTCCACGGCCAGAATCGGGAATCTGTCTTCCAGATCACAGGTCTTCAATACACTTCTCATTTCTTTCTCTTCTTTTTGGTTAATGCTCTGAATATTCTGCGACGGGCTGACAGATAGCGCGGATGGCGTTTCTCGGCCAGCATCTTCATCAGCCCGTGCTCACCGTAGCGGGCATTCATGCGGAAAGTCAGCCATACGGCCAGGGAACCGGATACCGCCCCGAAAGACAGGCATACCAGCTGGCTGACACCGGCCATATACAGGACAACCACCGCAAGAAAGACCGACACAAGACCTCCGGCAAAAAAGAACAGGTACTGTGATTTCAAGCCCTTGAACTCAATCGGACGGCCTGCTCCTTTGTTGATACGGTAATCCATGGCTTACAGGAAGAAGGAACGGAGAATGGTGGCGGCCACAATCAGGAAGATGCAGGCGAAGAACCAGCTTGCCGCAGTCTTGGACGTATCCGGGTCGCCGCTGCTGAACTTGCCATACGTCTTGATACCGCCGACCAGACCGAGTACGGCTCCGATGGCATAACACAATTTGGTGGCCGGATCGAAATACGAAGTCATAAGGCTGGTAGCCTCATTGATGCCGGCAAGACCCTGTCCCTGTGCGAAGGCACCTGCCGCTGCCAGCACACACAATACTGAAAATAGGATTCTTCTCTTCATTGTCGAATCATTTTGGGGTTTGACATAAATTTTGAATTCGACTGCAAATATATAAGGCTTAAACCGCTGTGATACAACACCGTCATCAGGTGTCACCAGATGTCATCAGATAACACTAATAAATGAAAGTTTAAAATTATATTATTAAAAAAAACGTATTGGTAATTTTTTAAATGTGATTTTTCACTTATTCCTATAAACTCTGATAATAGACATGAATTCTATTCTAGATCTCCTTATAATTCCAATTAATTGATTTTGTTGATGATTATACAAGCCTCTTTTACATATTGATAATATATAAAGCTTACATGATACAATTTTTAGAACAAAATAGAAAATCCTAGTTTCTTAAGAAAGATATAAAAAGATATAATATGAAAATAAAATGTGATAATATACATTATAGCTTTGAAATATAGAATATTATTGCTATATTGCCAAAAATTGTTATTTTACTATAGTATTTATGATAATCAACAATAATAATCATCATCCTAAAAAAAGGAAGAAATATGAACAAATTGCATTGGCTGAGAGTCTTTTTAACAAGACTAAAGGCGTTTCATTTTCTAGTTGCAAGTATACAGAGGTAAAGACAGTTATTGTAAAAAAAATAGGTAAAGTATACCTTGCTCCGAAAGAGAAAACAGTTATATTGTCTGATGAAGCAAAAGCAACTGCAAAACGATTAAGACTTTCTTTTGTAGATGTACTTGATGCTTGTAATAGATTTGAATTAGATAGCGTAAAATCATCTATGTATACATCAGTGGGACCTTGCAAAAAACGGCAGATAATAACAAAGGTAGATTATGTAAGTATTAATAGTCTCGAACAAAAGTGAAAGACATATTTAAATAAATAACATGGGCCATCACATATAAGAGATGGCTTTTTTTGTTTTAATTGTATTATGATTATTTTTTAACAAATAAGAATTCGATATGAAAAATAGCTATGGAAATAATATAAAAAAAATTGTCGAACTGAATCCACTATGTGAAAGTTTCTATCAATATTTTGTAAAAAAAAATAGTAACAGGGACTATGAATGTGTACTTCTTAGAAATTTAATTCTTCAATATATAGAAACTATTAGTTTTTATATTGAAGATATTATAAGTTTATCTTTTAGTGTTGAATATGATGAACAAGAAGAGGACTTGAAAGTCGTTTACCATTGTCCTGAGAAAAAAATAAAAATAGAGTCAAACTGTACTAAAGAAGGCTTGTTTAGATTCTTTTCAGAATTGACACACACTGTTTTAGATGATAAATTTTACACTTCTTTTTGTGAAGACGAAGTACATGAGGCTTTCAAGAAATATATAAATGATTTATGGAATTATTACCAAAATTATAATAATACTGTGTCTAGCTACAAACTGGGTTCAAAGGATACGCAATTTACAAGTTATATAAACTTACTCTTACAAGATACAGATTCAGGTTTACTTTTGATAGAACAGTTAAATTTCTTAATCTATTTGTTTAATAACATTTGCCAGTCTCTTCTTAAAGGTGAATATTTGATTTATGATGATTTTGCAAAAGAATATCTAACTAAAGCGGTAACTTATTCTTCCATAGAGACTAAACGAACAGCAATTATTAACCTTGAAGAGAATAATCTGCAAAATCAAGATTCAAATACATCTGCACAAAATGAAGCAGAGGAGATATTAGAAGAAGAAAAGGAAGAAACATCTCAAGGCGATAATAATAACCAAGAGGAAAAAGTAGAGCCTGAACCGTGTGTTGAAAAAGACGAAAAGAATGAGTTGGAATATTTTAAAGATGACCTATTATCATTCTTTAGCTCTAAATGTACTTTTTTTAATATAGACAAAAAAGATGAGAACCATCAATTCCTTAGTAAGGTTTTACTAAGTAGTTTTATAGACTTATACCGAGAGTCTAAAATAACGCCTTTTATCCATTATATGAATGTAAATAATATGTTGGCGGATTACAGTATCTTTATTGAAAAAATTAAAAAGTATACAGAAATAAAGCAACGACAGCATTTATTTAATATAGAAAAATATGAACAGACCGACTATGAGAATAATGTCTCTTTGTGTGTTAATACACTTCCTTTGGCTAACACAGTAACTGCCTTAGGTAAAATTATGCAATACATTTTTCACTTGATATTGGACATGTGTCTTATAGATCATAATTATATATCAACAGATAAAAACTTAATAGTATTATTGCGTTTGCATTGCATTTTACAATTAAATTCTCAACAATCGCCTAATAATTATAGTTTTTTCATGGTATTAGACTCTTTAAAGAAGAGAACTTTAATTAATAAAAAAAACATTGAAGAACTAGAAAATACAATCAAGCTTGTAGGCATCAAGAATGATCTTCTTCTTCTGAAAATGAGGAAAAGATCAGGATATTCGTTAAAAGATATAGTGTACCATGCCATTATACCAGAACAAGTGGAGAACATTCATGAAAAACCATATTATCTATTTTTACCTCCATCCCAATTTTTGCCTGATATAAAACAGAACATTATTTATGAACGCTATATAGCACTTTTAGAGAAGAATTGTGAAAACATAGAAAAGCATTTAAAAGGTTATGAACAAATATTTACAGAGATCATTTGTAAAAATGAATTAGACTATGAAATAAAATACAAGCAACTGACTCAAGCATTAGAAAAACCTTTATATGCTATTCTTGGTTCTTGTAATGAAAAAATTTTTGCATACAACAATGTGATTTATTTTAACTTTAAAAACCATTTTATAAAATATGGTAGATACATAAAAAAGTTAAAGATAGAAATCAAAGAGAAGAGAAATGATGATTATCTTAAAGAAATTACTGAATTCATTGAAGCAAATAAGGAATCTGAAATGATTTCGTGTGCATTTATTTTAAAACATTTAGAGTGGTTGGACAAAGTTATGAAAGATGATATACTTTGTTCGGGAAAAGAGTCCCATGAGCTAATTATAGGTTTTGACTATATTAGATTAGCAGAGATTTTACTAAATTCCCTACAAATGCTTATTAAGAAACTTGAATCGGATTCTTACTGTATGAACTATAGTTCTTTTTTTCAGGATTGCTTCTTTCAGAAAAATGGTGAAAAAGTGGAGAGAATGATAATTAAAGATCCTACCCAATTAGGTTTTGATCCTGAGAATAACGACTCTAAAAATATATTTTTTCTTTCTTCAATCTGGCAACCTCCAGTAAGTTTAAATATTTTAAAAATAAAATATGAGCATTACACAGAAAGAGTCAAATTGAACGCTACTTTTTTCTACCAAATTTATATAACCACAATGGAAGAAACGCAAAATCATAATATTAAGAATAACGTTGACGACATTAAAAATAGAATTGAAGCGAATGAAAAGTCAATTATCGAAAGAATGCATGAATTGCTGACAGAAAATAAAAAAGATACGGTACAGATTTTAGGTGTATTTGCAGCATTTCTTGCTATAGCAACAGTCGGTTTAGGTAATCTTTCCGGTGATAAAAATAATCCAATCAATATACAAGATAGAGTAATAAGTATTTGTGCATGTTTTGGCTATTTTATTCTGCTTCTACAACTTCTTACAACTAGAAAGATTAGAGAAAACTTAACGATATACATATTGTTAATTATAATTATCTTTTTCCTAACCATTATCTTCATTTCTGGATTAAATTAAGCAGTAAATATAAATTTGTGAAGAACACTGTAAATTTGAAAAGTAAGCATTCGTAAAGTAACCATTCTATTCTCCGCCTTGACATAAGTTGTTAGCCGACATATCTTTGCGCCATAACCCAATAACATCAATGATTATGGCAAAAGAGAAAGTAAACTACCAGGAGGTATATGACCTCTATCAGTTATGCAGCGAGACCAAGGATCTTCGTGGGTTCTGTTCGGATTATGGAGTGAATTACGACAAGTTCATGAACTGGCAGCGACACCAGCTGTGGAGTGAGAAGTTAGGCAAGACGGTTCATGTTGAGCAACCTAAGGTTGCCAAAGTCCAGATAAGCGGCAAACCTTGCAATAGTCCAACCGTTAAGATGTAAGTGAAACAACCGGAAGGAGAATCACCGATAAGGTGGGTGAAGTTACAACTGGCATCAGGTGCTACACTGTTTCTGCGAAATACCACCGTTCTTGATTTGAGTCTGTTGCTTAATAAAGTGCTGGGATTGATATGCTTGGACTGAGTGCTAACCTGAACTATTACCTGTTCAACGGCAATGTTGATTTACGGAAAGGTATTTTCCGATTATGCGAGAGTATAAGGGAAGAGATGTCACTCGATCCGAGTGATGCATCCAATGTATATATGTTTATGTCCAGGAACCGAAAGGTCGTGAAGATACTTCATTATGAACGCGGCTTTTATGTGCTTTACGAGAAACGTCCTGTTGCATATTCCGGTGGATACCCGTTCAGCATTTCCGGTGATATCCGTTCAGTCCCCAGTTAGTATTCAGTGTTGTTGGCAAAGTTAATACTTCTTTCTTAGGCTCTCTCCTTTAGAGAGCGTCAGAGGACGTATCGCATTTTCGGCCAGATTATTGTCTATCTTTATATTGCCGTCTTTGAGACAGTCCTGCAATAATTTTGTTTTCCCTTATTTAATTGAAAAATAGGCAATTGCTATGCCCAATATAATGGCAGCTATAATACTTCCCAGTACTATAAAAAGATAATTAGGATAATAAAATTCAAGGTCAATATAGGGTATATATCTTTTCTTTATATACTTATTCCACAACCAAATGATGAATTTTCCTATTCGTTTTAATGTGATGACATTAGCCATTCTGTTTCCTTTATTTAATTGAAAAATAAGTAACTGCTATGACTAAAAAAATGGCAACAACAAGACATCCCAGTGCTATAAAGAGATAGTTGGGATAATGAAACTCAAGGTCCATATAAGGTATATGTTTTCGTTTTACATATTTACTCCATAGCCAAATAATATATTTGCCTAAACATTTCAGTCCTACGATATCAATCATTATTTTCGTTTTTTGAATATTCATTCCATATACTGATTCCATAGTTCATATCGTTCCAAAATTCTTGACTTTCGATATGCATTATGTAATGTTCTCTTGCCTGCTTAAATTTTTTGCTTGCTTCTTTTTGCCAACCTTTGCCTGAAGGTTTGTACATCTTATATTGTTTGGTTTTTAGAAATGGATTATATCCATTTATCAACCCTTTTTCAACTTTGCCACAAAAGCCAATGGCTTTAACCCCTTCAAAAAGAGGAAGCGGTATTATATCCAAAAAAGCCTCAAACCGTTCTTCCGGTAATTGACTTGCTCCGGCAAAAGTACGTCCTGTAAAAAAGACAACAGGAGAATTAATCTTGCTATAAAGTATGTTGGCAACTATCTTACCTATGCCGTCAAGAAAAGTGTCGGATGGTGAATCCAACCAAAATTCAAGCGAAGTTAAAGCTCCAGCTTCTTTAATTTCTCCATTATCTACCGTGTGGGGTATATCTATAATCCTTCTTTCCGTTATGTCAATTATTAATAATCTTTGTCCTATGGATATAGAATACTCACTTGACAGGTCATTCCATCTTTTTAAGTCTTCAACGGTAACGTCAAACATTTCTGCAATATATGCTAAAGTATCTCCTTCAGAAACGATATATCCTGCACATCCGTTTTTGTCAAACAGCCCTCTAAGGCTTTTTTTAATCATTTCCTTTGAGGTATCAATGCATTGGATTTGAACAATGTCAGGTATGAATGTCTGGTATGGCAGTATATTGTCATTCATATCTATGACTGTTCCATCTTTATCCTCGTAATAATCCTGATATTGTACAAAAGCATACCCTTCTCCTATGACAAATCCAGTATATGGGATTCCCTTTGTTCTATAATCCAGAAAATCTTCTCTGCTTATAAAAACATTATTATATTGACTCATAGATGGATATAATTAGAATTATGGTGTATTATTTCAAACGAATCTAATAAATTATTCGCAAATATCAAATAATTTTAGGTATTTTCTATGCTATTATATCGTTAAAATAACCATAAAATCATATGTACTGCCGCCAGTTTTCCAAAGACTCATTCTCTTCCCTATGTCTAAGCGGTTTCGGATTACCGTCCTCATCAAGATACCTGTCTATCAGTTCCTCTACAATCGCGGAATTCTCCATATTGGAAAGGAACACATCAATCAGGCTGGTCTGCCTGATGGAGAACAGGACACGAGCTGCCTGCATGGCCTTCTCATGGTCGGCTTCATCCTGATGTGTCAGATATTCGCCGAGTACTTCCATGTCCCTGCTGGACAGAACAGGTGATACGGATTCCACTTCGGGAGACTCCGCATCAAGGTCTTCCTGGACTTCCTGCAGGAGTTTCATCTTTTCCAGCTGAAGGTTGCATTCCACATCTTCCTGCTGCACATCCTCCTCCTCACCGATAAAATTCCTTTCAAGTGGCTGGCTCATGAAGGGAGCGGCAGTCTTTCCGGCATTCTCGTCCAGATAGACATAACGGGTACTTCCCATCACTTCTGTATCTGAAACCGCAGATTCCGTTACGACAGTTTCTTTCTTTTCCTTCTTCACGCAAGGTTTCCCATAAAGCAGGGTACAAACAGTTTCGATACGCCTTCTCCAGCCATACACGCTGTACAGCAAATAGCCTATACAGACAATCCGTACACAGAAGTATATCAGTTCTTCCATAAAGAATCCTTATAGAGAAAACATTCAAGTTCATTCTTCAGCAATTCTCCGTGGCGTTTCAAGTGTTCCTCCACGATATTGCTCACATAGACTGAAACACTCATGCCGGGAGCCATAAACGGAATAAGGCGGCTTGCCTTGTTATACAAACCGCAACGGATACGAATCTGACGCCCTTTCCCGACTGGAGTATCGTTCAGATACACACGGCTATATTCGGGAAAGCAGTTCGCTATTCCTATTTTCTCATTCAACTCTCTGACCTGTCTTTTCAGTGAACAAATCTTATTGGACAGTACATAAACGCAACATAACAGCAGACCGCAAACCAATACGGCAACAGTCAATACAATCCACATCATTTTCAGAATGTTTTTGGGGTTTTTCGGCGAAACAGCTCGCCAAGCTCTTCACTGTAAGTCTCAAGATGGTGTGCCAGCACATTATCCAAAAAAGCGGGCACACTCATGTCATCACTCAGAAGGGGAAGGATACGGGCCAGCCTGCAATACATGTCATAGCTGATATAGGTCTGCTTTCTGTGTACGGACTTCTTTCTGTCCAGAAACAGTTCCTTGTACATTTCCACCTTCTCTTCCAGTCCGGGGTCAGCGCGAATCGTTTTGCGGGACTTTTCCTGTCCCTGTGTCTTTACTTCCGGCACATTTTTTTTCTTTTCTTTGACAGGAAGAACATTCTCACCGACATCTGCTCCAGATTTACCACAGGAAATGGATTCACTGGCCATCATGTCCTTCAAGGCATCCTCATCCACCTTGAATATTTCTCTTTTCTTTGCCATAGTTCTTATCCCGGAAATATGATATGTTCCATCTCCTGGGCAAACGCCTCAAGACGGCTGTCTTTCAGTAGTGATTCGGAAGGAGGGAGAAGGGTGCAGCGGAAATGCTGCCTGGAAGAGGGTGTCATTTCCTTGTTGAAGCGTTCAAGATCCGGAAGTACGGTTTCAAAGACC
Proteins encoded in this region:
- a CDS encoding DUF4133 domain-containing protein gives rise to the protein MDYRINKGAGRPIEFKGLKSQYLFFFAGGLVSVFLAVVVLYMAGVSQLVCLSFGAVSGSLAVWLTFRMNARYGEHGLMKMLAEKRHPRYLSARRRIFRALTKKKRKK
- a CDS encoding DUF4134 domain-containing protein; this translates as MKRRILFSVLCVLAAAGAFAQGQGLAGINEATSLMTSYFDPATKLCYAIGAVLGLVGGIKTYGKFSSGDPDTSKTAASWFFACIFLIVAATILRSFFL
- a CDS encoding LysM peptidoglycan-binding domain-containing protein; translated protein: MSQYNNVFISREDFLDYRTKGIPYTGFVIGEGYAFVQYQDYYEDKDGTVIDMNDNILPYQTFIPDIVQIQCIDTSKEMIKKSLRGLFDKNGCAGYIVSEGDTLAYIAEMFDVTVEDLKRWNDLSSEYSISIGQRLLIIDITERRIIDIPHTVDNGEIKEAGALTSLEFWLDSPSDTFLDGIGKIVANILYSKINSPVVFFTGRTFAGASQLPEERFEAFLDIIPLPLFEGVKAIGFCGKVEKGLINGYNPFLKTKQYKMYKPSGKGWQKEASKKFKQAREHYIMHIESQEFWNDMNYGISIWNEYSKNENND
- a CDS encoding DUF4122 family protein; the protein is MEELIYFCVRIVCIGYLLYSVYGWRRRIETVCTLLYGKPCVKKEKKETVVTESAVSDTEVMGSTRYVYLDENAGKTAAPFMSQPLERNFIGEEEDVQQEDVECNLQLEKMKLLQEVQEDLDAESPEVESVSPVLSSRDMEVLGEYLTHQDEADHEKAMQAARVLFSIRQTSLIDVFLSNMENSAIVEELIDRYLDEDGNPKPLRHREENESLENWRQYI
- a CDS encoding DUF3408 domain-containing protein, with product MMWIVLTVAVLVCGLLLCCVYVLSNKICSLKRQVRELNEKIGIANCFPEYSRVYLNDTPVGKGRQIRIRCGLYNKASRLIPFMAPGMSVSVYVSNIVEEHLKRHGELLKNELECFLYKDSLWKN
- a CDS encoding DUF3408 domain-containing protein, coding for MAKKREIFKVDEDALKDMMASESISCGKSGADVGENVLPVKEKKKNVPEVKTQGQEKSRKTIRADPGLEEKVEMYKELFLDRKKSVHRKQTYISYDMYCRLARILPLLSDDMSVPAFLDNVLAHHLETYSEELGELFRRKTPKTF